GCCAGACCGATAATAAACAACAACCACGTCTCCGAACCTGCAAAACCAGCGATATAATTGCCGAAAAAATACAAACCAAATCCGAGTATGCCCAAAATTCCCGGTACACCAAAACCGGGTACGATCAACTCAATAACAATACCTGCGATACCGATAAATAAAAGCAACGTCTGTACAATTGGGTTGGTCAATATCTCGGCTGCTTTTTCAGCCCATGTTCGCTCCACATGGATGACATCATCCGTGCTGTAACCCATCCACTGAATAACCTCTTGTTCGGAAGACGCGATGTGATCCGCATAACCCAACTTCAGCGCTTCCTCACTGGTTAAAGAAATGATCTGACCATTTTCCTTGTTAAAGTTCATCTCAGGAATAGATATGGTCGTTTTAGAGTCAACCATACCTCTGGCAATATCCGGATTACGTCCGCCAGCTTCTGCGGCAGATGCCATGCTACTCTTCCACCAGGCTATCGTTTTTGGATCTGTGATAGCCTGCCCCCCGCCGTCTACTAACGCTGCTGCTCCGATAATACTCCCCGGTTTCATAACAATCTTGTTTGCGCTCAACGCAATATAGCTACCCGCTGAGGCCGCTTCGCCCCTTATATAGGCTACGGTCGGAATTGGACTGTCTTTAATCAGTTTGCCCAGCTTCTCCGCTGTATCTACCCGTCCACCGGGAGTGTTAATATCCAGTAAAATCAGACCTGCTTTGGAATCTGCTGCTTCTGCAAATCCACGTTCCATAAATTTGCCCAGGCCATGCTCAATTTCCTGATCGACTGGTATAACAAACACAGCTCCACCTTTAGTTTGGGCCGCCGCTGATTCGGAATGAACTAAGGGCAACAGCAAAACGGATACCATAATCCACAACGTTAAAAGGATCCATTTGCGACTGGAGTGGTGATGTTCTCTATGCATTTCTCTCCCCCTTTCGATCTCTCTATGTTACAGCATACCAAACTTTGTTAGACAAACTATACAGTTTTCAGGATTTAATGTGAAATTATTGGGTATATTGCTAATCCTGACGGCTGCCAAATACTTTACGCACCCAATGAACATCACGTTTCACATAATTAACAATAGCGCTTACATATAAGAATCTTCTCATCATTACATTCTATGGTAGGGAACACATATATAGAAATAACACCCTCTGTAAACAGAGGGTGTTGTGTTTTCCTGTTTGTCGCAGGTTTATTGCAGAAATTGCTGAACCGCTTGGTTCACGAGCTTACCGTCAGCGCGGCCTTTTACCTTAGGCATCAAGGCCGTCATTACTTTCCCCATCTCGGCTTTCGAAGAAGCACCGGTTTCCTGGATGGTCTGCTGTACAATAACTTTAATTTCTTCCTCAGAAAGTTGTTCGGGAAGGTACTGAGCGATGATCTCTATTTCTGCTTTAGTGCTTGTCGCAAGTTCATCACGACCGGCTTTTTCAAATTCATGGAGGGCATCTTTTCGCTGTTTGATCTCACGACTCAGAATATCAAGCACTTCGTTGTCGTCCAAATCCCGTTTCAAATCTATTTCAAGATTTTTAATCGTAGAACGAACCATTCGAATGGTGGAGAGTTTGAACTTGTCCTTACTCTTCATTGCTTGCTTCATATCTTCGTTCAATCGTTCGCTCAAATTCATGATTGCTTAGATCCTCCTAGAACTTTCTCTTACGAGCAGCCTCGGACTTTTTCTTGCGCTTTACGCTTGGCTTTTCATAATGCTTGCGTTTCTTCACCTCAGCCAATACGCCATCCTTAGCAATGGAACGTTTAAAGCGACGAAGTGCAGCATCAATTGTCTCGTTTTTGCGAACTTTAGTTTCAGACACCAGTTTTCCCTCCCTCCGACCAGACCGTCCAAGAGCAATAACACGGTTCATCAAATTTTATTATAGGTGAAACGGAAACCAGGTGTCAACCTATAAGAAAAAATGAATACATAAAGGGCCACTTTTCTCCATTCACATCCGTATTACTGAAAAGACAAGCTCTGTCATTTTTTAAGAATGTGAGTCCGAAATACCTGTCAGGGCACCCAATTTGGCGCCGCCCAGTAAGTGATAATGCAGATGCCCCACCGCTTGTCCACTATCCGGGCCACAGTTGTTAATCAACCGATAACCAGACTCGGCGATTCCTAACTTTTTTGCAACCTCAACCGCAACACGATGAATCTCCGCGATAAGAGGAAGATCCTCCTCCGTCACAGCGTTCATTGAAGGAATATATTTTTTGGGAATAATGAGCACGTGTACTGGCGCCGCAGGCTGGATGTCATGAAATGCGAGCACATTGTCGGTTTCCAACACCTTCTTGCTGGGGATGGTTCCATCCACAATTTTCAAAAACAGATCGTCCATTCAAAACCCTCCTTTGGCAGTGAGCCGATCCTAAGCAAATAGACACAACCCCCCCTTGCTCTCGGCATTCAAAGTTATGTATTTCCCACACTGAATAGAAACATATACAGCCATGTTTGGTTATACTTATGTTTCTATATGTATCATAACGGAAAAAGGGTCTTAATACCAGTTTCCCTTACTAACTTCCTCTACAATGGCTTTCACCCCTCCATCAATTTGATCCAGCTGCGCGCGCGAAATACTTATGCGCAAAAACTTCTCTTGTTCCCTATAGCCTGATAAATAAAAACCTTTGCCAGCTACAACCTGGATGTTCCTCGCAGAAAGACACTGTACCAAGCGTTCCAAATTCACTGTCCGAGGCAGTTTAAACTGCATATAAACTCCTGAGGTTACAGCTGAAGTCTGAACGTATCCGGCCTGATTGTATCGTTCCACGGCCTTGTTCAGAGTACGAATGCGCTCCGAATACAGTTTACATATCGTGTGCTTGTGGCGTTCATACATTCCATTTTTAATATAAATATCAAGCGCCGCCTGAGACAACATAGATGTGTCGACATATCTTTTATAAGCGTTAAACGTCTTTAATAGGACTTCTGGCAATACCGCAACTCCTAATCGCAAGCCTGGGAAAATGATTTTCGAGAAGCTTTTCAAATAAATAACATGGTCCGAATGGTCGTATGCATAAATGGGATCAAAAAGATGATCGGCCCCCAAATCTGCCATATAGTCATCTTCTACGATGTACACATCATATTTGGCGGCTAAGGCAGCTATCGCTTTTCGCTCCTCTGTGTTATATGAGATCCCTAATGGATTATGATATCTTGACATGGTATAAAAAAACTTGATGCTCTCGTTCTTAAATTGATTCTCCAATTCGTGAAAATCCATACCTTTCGCTGTCCGGACGATGGTACTGACGGGTATGTTCTCTTCCTCCAGAAATCGCAAATAAATATCGTAACTTGGCTGCTCGACCAAAACCTTTTCTTTGCCATTGGGAAACGGCATTTTAGCGAGTATCTCCAATGCCTGCTGAACACCCGAAGTAACGATAATCCGATCCATTTTTGCAAACACCTGAGTATTAGCCAAATGGGAAACCAACGTATGACGCAGTGTTTCCAGTCCTTGCGAATCGCCATAAGTGAATAGATGATATTTGTAGGTATCAATAGCCTGATTCAAACAATGTTGGAAATCCAGATAAGGGAATACATTTAAATCCGGGGAGGCCGAAGCAAAATCAACGGAGTCTTGCATATGATTATGGTGTAAATCGCCCGAATTTTCCACTACATAGTATCCACTTTGCGGTATGGAATAGATGGCGTGTTTCTTTTCAAGTTCAGAATATGCCCGCAGAATCGTGCTTTTGCTGCATCTATATAATTCTGAAGCCTCACGGACCGACGGTAGCTTGTAACCTGATTTATATTGTCCCTCGCGAATTTTAAGCTCTATATCCAATAAAATTGATACATATTTTTTCACAATATCCACCCACCTGCTCTTTACATACTCATTACATGCTCATTTCATTACATGCTTATTCCTCTTATGTTTCTTTACACGCTAGATGTTACCATGCTTTATGGATAAACAGGATACCTCATTTCATTGAACTGTACTGATACAGTTTCAATTATTGGATCATATTGGGGATAGAATATGTGAAAAAGAGGCTGTTTCTTCATGATGGAAGAAACAGCCTTGCATGGTGATGATGTATGGATGCGCCTTAAAGTCACTTGTACTGTACAAGAGCTGTAGGCGGGAGAGAGCAGAGAATTCACTATATCTGGCGACTAAGAAATTAGGATTAGTAATAAGGCAGCAAGCTGATCGCTGTCAAGGCTGCAAGTGGCAGAATCAAACGATTAAAGCGACGGCGTCCGTAGGGGAACCCATATGCATAAGCAGGTACTGGATACGGGTACGGGTACGGATACGGAGGATAAGATGCATAGCCACCATAAGCACGGGAACCGCAGCCACAATTGTTAGGCGGATACGGGAGATTAACATTGACATTCTCCATCTCGTCTCCACCCATAGGAACGGCTAAGTATATCTTTTCATCATCCACATGCTCTACAATGCCATCATACATTGTCCCGTCCTTCACCCATACGCATACATAACGATGCATATGCTTTTGACATAGTGTTTTAGCATCCGTCTGTTCCGGTGCTGTAACTTTTTCGGTTGTCATGCTTTTTTCCATGGTTGTTTCCTCCTAGGCTCTTGCATGTATACCGTATGTTATTCAAAAACGGGCCATTTGCTACATCAAATTGGGCGAATTCCGGCTTGCAAAAAAAAGAAGCACCCCGGGAGCTCTTGGCAGAGCCCCTCTGAACGGACGTATGATGGGAAGATTTCTTCCGCAGCATACGTCCGCCGGGGTGCTGTATGATTAACTTGTCGGCTTGGCTGTATTATAACAATAGTTTGAAACTGTATCTGTGACCTGTATCACATTACTTCAAAAAGTTTCCATAACCACACGTGATCCGCCTCCAGCCTGCTCTGCTGGAAGAACAACCAACTTGCGCGGAAGACGGGCCCGTAGTTCAGGCACATGACTAATCACACCAACAGACAATTGATCGTGGTGCAGCTTTTCCAGTGAGGTGATCACCGTGTCAAGCAGCTCAGGGTCCAACGTTCCAAAGCCTTCATCCAGAAAGAAAAATTGCAGAGGGTACTG
The Paenibacillus peoriae DNA segment above includes these coding regions:
- a CDS encoding NfeD family protein; this translates as MHREHHHSSRKWILLTLWIMVSVLLLPLVHSESAAAQTKGGAVFVIPVDQEIEHGLGKFMERGFAEAADSKAGLILLDINTPGGRVDTAEKLGKLIKDSPIPTVAYIRGEAASAGSYIALSANKIVMKPGSIIGAAALVDGGGQAITDPKTIAWWKSSMASAAEAGGRNPDIARGMVDSKTTISIPEMNFNKENGQIISLTSEEALKLGYADHIASSEQEVIQWMGYSTDDVIHVERTWAEKAAEILTNPIVQTLLLFIGIAGIVIELIVPGFGVPGILGILGFGLYFFGNYIAGFAGSETWLLFIIGLALLILEMFIPSFGILGILGSVSLVAGVVRAAYNMQHAFISLGIAFAAAVAVVAIIAVVFKDRGIWNRFILKESLTAEQGFSSVVNREMLLGQRGVSLTPLRPAGTVLIADERVDVVTNGEFIATDMPIIVSKVEGGRIVVKADTSV
- a CDS encoding GatB/YqeY domain-containing protein encodes the protein MNLSERLNEDMKQAMKSKDKFKLSTIRMVRSTIKNLEIDLKRDLDDNEVLDILSREIKQRKDALHEFEKAGRDELATSTKAEIEIIAQYLPEQLSEEEIKVIVQQTIQETGASSKAEMGKVMTALMPKVKGRADGKLVNQAVQQFLQ
- the rpsU gene encoding 30S ribosomal protein S21; its protein translation is MSETKVRKNETIDAALRRFKRSIAKDGVLAEVKKRKHYEKPSVKRKKKSEAARKRKF
- a CDS encoding histidine triad nucleotide-binding protein encodes the protein MDDLFLKIVDGTIPSKKVLETDNVLAFHDIQPAAPVHVLIIPKKYIPSMNAVTEEDLPLIAEIHRVAVEVAKKLGIAESGYRLINNCGPDSGQAVGHLHYHLLGGAKLGALTGISDSHS
- a CDS encoding PLP-dependent aminotransferase family protein, whose translation is MKKYVSILLDIELKIREGQYKSGYKLPSVREASELYRCSKSTILRAYSELEKKHAIYSIPQSGYYVVENSGDLHHNHMQDSVDFASASPDLNVFPYLDFQHCLNQAIDTYKYHLFTYGDSQGLETLRHTLVSHLANTQVFAKMDRIIVTSGVQQALEILAKMPFPNGKEKVLVEQPSYDIYLRFLEEENIPVSTIVRTAKGMDFHELENQFKNESIKFFYTMSRYHNPLGISYNTEERKAIAALAAKYDVYIVEDDYMADLGADHLFDPIYAYDHSDHVIYLKSFSKIIFPGLRLGVAVLPEVLLKTFNAYKRYVDTSMLSQAALDIYIKNGMYERHKHTICKLYSERIRTLNKAVERYNQAGYVQTSAVTSGVYMQFKLPRTVNLERLVQCLSARNIQVVAGKGFYLSGYREQEKFLRISISRAQLDQIDGGVKAIVEEVSKGNWY